One region of Oryza sativa Japonica Group chromosome 5, ASM3414082v1 genomic DNA includes:
- the LOC107277497 gene encoding UDP-glycosyltransferase 73C12: MNSLDDVPKPHFVLIPFMAQGHTIPMIDMAHLLAKHGAMVSFITTPVNAARIQSTIDRARELNIPIRFVPLRLPCAEVGLLDGCENVDEILEKDQVMKMTDAYGMLHKPLVLYLQEQSVPPSCIVSDLCQPWTGDVARELGIPRLMFNGFCAFASLCR; the protein is encoded by the coding sequence ATGAACAGCTTAGATGATGTTCCAAAGCCACACTTTGTATTGATACCATTCATGGCACAAGGCCACACCATCCCCATGATTGACATGGCACATCTCCTAGCCAAGCATGGCGCCATGGTCAGCTTCATCACCACCCCGGTCAACGCGGCACGGATTCAATCCACCATTGACAGGGCAAGAGAGCTCAACATCCCAATCCGGTTTGTTCCCCTCCGGCTCCCCTGTGCCGAGGTAGGATTGCTCGATGGTTGCGAGAACGTCGACGAGATCTTGGAGAAAGACCAGGTGATGAAGATGACAGACGCCTATGGCATGCTGCACAAGCCTCTGGTGCTGTATCTCCAAGAGCAGAGCGTCCCACCTTCCTGCATAGTTTCAGACCTGTGTCAGCCATGGACAGGAGATGTAGCAAGAGAGCTTGGGATCCCCAGGTTGATGTTCAATGGCTTCTGCGCCTTCGCCTCGCTCTGCAGGTAA
- the LOC112939021 gene encoding UDP-glycosyltransferase 73C11-like — protein MARTVFLQLEEIALGLEASKRPFLWVIKSDNMPSETDKLFLPEGFEERTRGRGLIIQGWAPQALILSHPSVGGFVTHCGWNSKIEGVSAGLPMITWPHCAEQFLNEELIMNALKVGLAVGVQSITNRTMKAHEISVVKRDQIERAVVELMGDETGAEERRARAKELKEKARKAIDEGSSYNNVRQLIEYISSRGTRTDVQ, from the coding sequence ATGGCGCGTACTGTATTTTTGCAGCTTGAGGAGATTGCACTGGGTTTGGAGGCTTCAAAGAGACCATTTCTTTGGGTGATCAAATCTGACAATATGCCTTCTGAGACTGATAAACTGTTTCTGCCTGAAGGGTTTGAGGAGAGAACAAGAGGCAGAGGTCTCATAATACAAGGTTGGGCACCGCAGGCTTTGATCCTCTCCCATCCATCCGTGGGGGGTTTCGTGacgcactgcgggtggaactcgaAGATAGAAGGGGTATCAGCCGGGTTGCCGATGATCACATGGCCACATTGTGCAGAGCAATTCCTGAATGAGGAGCTGATAATGAATGCTCTGAAAGTAGGGTTGGCTGTGGGTGTGCAGAGCATAACAAACAGGACAATGAAGGCTCATGAGATTTCTGTAGTGAAGAGGGATCAGATAGAGAGAGCTGTGGTAGAACTAATGGGAGATGAGACAGGTGCAGAGGAGAGAAGAGCAAGAGCTAAGGAACTGAAGGAGAAGGCTAGAAAGGCTATAGATGAAGGATCATCTTACAACAATGTAAGGCAGCTGATTGAATACATCTCGAGCAGGGGAACAAGAACAGATGTTCAGTGA
- the LOC9267199 gene encoding coleoptile phototropism protein 1: MKPSSPSPSPPHGAAAVKQPASSPDARLTPSSVVAAAAVGIGVTPPRRSCDDAASCVVNDVDAFARTIASIRSKPASAAAAAASSSSDGGGDHLATVLAHYAARWLPDVASSPSGRFLLPPQSPTATWIRKRLLLESLVAALPPDGGDGDDGGGGVTCDFLLRLLRAGSMAGADAALLADLEARAARRLDQASLGAVMIPAFRAAAGDAPGAGATLLDVPLVLRLVRGFLREGGKAGAGGGGGAAAACRVARLVDAYLAEAALEAGLRPAEFEELARAVPAHARAADDGLYRAVDTYLKAHPHAGKEERRSLCRLIDARKLTAEAAAHAVQNERLPVRCVVQVLFSEHGSKLTRLAEWTTGSFRSLQSRSPADLIVTGGGANGGARCPSKREVAAQHHELRRLREDVSRLQVQCHALQAQVDRLSSERRRRPGGLFKLLFGGGGGAGATGAVVVDDSDSGLDRTPLSGKKGVVVRATAAAAAASTPASGTPAVARWRRSHS, translated from the exons ATgaagccgtcgtcgccgtcgccgtcgccgccgcacggcgccgccgccgtgaagcagccggcctcctcgccggacGCGCGGCTGACGCCTTCCtcggttgtcgccgccgccgctgttggcaTAGGTGTGACGCCCCCGCGGCGCAGCTGCGACGACGCGGCGTCGTGCGTCGTCAACGACGTCGACGCGTTCGCGCGCACCATTGCCAGCATCAGGTCGAagccggcctcggcggcggcggcggcggcctcgtcttcgtcggatggcggcggcgaccacctcGCCACCGTGCTGGCGCACTACGCGGCCAGGTGGCTCCCCGAcgtcgcgtcgtcgccgtcggggaGGTTCCTGCTGCCGCCGCAGAGCCCCACGGCGACGTGGATCAGGAAGCGCCTCCTGCTCGAGTCCCTCGTCGCCGCGCTCccgcccgacggcggcgacggggacgacggcggcggcggcgtcacgtGCGACTTcctgctccgcctcctccgcgccgggAGCATGGCCGGGGCCGACGCCGcgctcctcgccgacctcgaggcgcgcgcggcgcggcggctggacCAGGCCTCGCTCGGCGCCGTCATGATCCCGGcgttccgcgccgccgccggtgacgcgCCCGGCGCGGGCGCGACGCTGCTCGACGTGCCGCTCGTGCTCCGCCTCGTGCGCGGCTTCCTCCGCGAGGGCGGCAaggcgggcgccggcggcggcggcggcgcggcggccgcctgcAGGGTGGCGAGGCTGGTGGACGCGTACCTCGCCGAGGCGGCGCTGGAGGCCGGGCTGCGGCCGGCGGAGTTCGAGGAGCTCGCGCGCGCCGTGCCGGCGcacgcccgcgccgccgacgacgggcTGTACCGCGCCGTCGACACCTACCTCAAG GCGCACCCGCACgcagggaaggaggagaggcgATCGCTGTGCCGGCTGATCGACGCGCGCAAGctcacggcggaggcggcggcgcacgccgtCCAGAACGAGCGCCTCCCCGTGCGCTGCGTCGTCCAGGTCCTCTTCTCCGAGCACGGCAGCAAGCTCACCCGCCTCGCCGAGTGGACCACCGGCTCCTTCCGCTCCCTCCAGTCCCGCAGCCCCGCCGACCTcatcgtcaccggcggcggcgccaatgGCGGCGCGCGGTGCCCCTCCAAGCGCGAGGTCGCCGCGCAGCACcacgagctccgccgcctccgcgaggacgtgTCCCGCCTCCAGGTGCAGTGCCACGCGCTGCAGGCGCAGGTGGACAGGCTCAgctcggagcgccgccgccggccgggggGCCTGTTCAAGCTGctgttcggcggcggcggtggcgctggcgCCACCGGGGCCGTCGTCGTGGACGACTCCGACAGCGGGTTGGACAGGACGCCGCTGAGCGGGAAGAAGGGCGTCGTCGTCCGCgcgaccgccgcggcggcggcggcgtcgacgccggcgtcggGCACGCCGGCCGTGGCGAGGTGGCGCAGGTCGCACTCGTGA